A genomic region of Desulfosarcina ovata subsp. ovata contains the following coding sequences:
- a CDS encoding methylenetetrahydrofolate reductase, whose translation MHVGNLYATQQKPAISFEFFPPRDEKAAEKFGAVVDTLAELSPDYMSITFGAGGSTRDGSYQAVNQLLVEKKIPTVAYIAGFGLAPDEMTHELDRYRDLGVETIFVIRGDKPQDPDFKPHPESFSYASEMIAFIKSRYDFCLGCAGYPEGHIQAQSLEADIGFLKQKQDNGAEYVVTQYCYDNDTFFRYVEKCRSAGVSIPIIPGIMPVYTLKLTQMLSKICGTTITDEMQRGLDQLDATDKDAVLDFGVDFAVEQCRGLLKKGVTGLHFYTMDRSRSTRAILTRLREENLV comes from the coding sequence ATGCACGTTGGTAATCTTTACGCGACTCAGCAAAAACCGGCCATCTCTTTTGAATTTTTCCCTCCCCGGGATGAAAAAGCCGCCGAAAAATTTGGCGCCGTCGTCGACACGCTTGCCGAATTATCACCGGATTACATGTCCATCACCTTCGGTGCCGGCGGATCGACCCGGGACGGTTCCTATCAGGCCGTCAACCAGCTTCTGGTGGAGAAAAAAATCCCCACCGTCGCCTATATCGCCGGATTCGGCCTCGCACCGGATGAAATGACGCACGAGCTTGACCGATACCGGGATCTGGGCGTTGAGACGATTTTTGTCATCCGTGGCGACAAGCCCCAGGACCCGGATTTCAAGCCCCATCCCGAAAGCTTTTCGTATGCATCGGAAATGATTGCGTTTATCAAGTCGCGTTACGACTTCTGTCTGGGCTGCGCCGGATACCCCGAAGGCCATATCCAGGCGCAGAGCCTGGAGGCGGATATTGGTTTTCTCAAGCAAAAGCAGGACAACGGTGCCGAATATGTCGTCACCCAGTATTGTTATGATAATGACACCTTTTTCCGGTATGTGGAGAAGTGCCGCTCGGCGGGCGTGTCAATCCCGATTATTCCGGGGATCATGCCGGTCTATACCCTCAAGTTGACCCAAATGCTGTCCAAGATTTGCGGAACGACCATCACCGATGAAATGCAGCGCGGGTTGGACCAACTGGACGCGACGGACAAAGATGCAGTACTCGATTTTGGTGTGGATTTCGCGGTTGAACAATGCCGCGGGCTACTGAAAAAGGGGGTTACCGGATTGCATTTCTACACGATGGATCGCAGCCGCTCCACCCGAGCAATCCTCACCCGTCTTCGCGAGGAGAACCTGGTTTAG